In one window of bacterium DNA:
- a CDS encoding response regulator, with protein sequence MKLKRPRILLVDDSKFMRIILRKLLTHQGYEIVGEAYDGAFAIQKYRELKPDVVLMDIILPDPTMNGIETIKWIIKIDPSALIIIVSAMENQMLINEALAAGAKNFCIKPFEHNNLIKIISDVIKER encoded by the coding sequence ATGAAGTTAAAACGACCCAGAATACTTCTTGTTGATGATTCAAAATTTATGAGGATAATCCTCCGTAAGTTATTAACACACCAAGGATATGAAATAGTAGGAGAGGCTTATGATGGAGCATTTGCTATCCAGAAATATCGTGAGTTAAAACCTGATGTGGTATTAATGGATATAATTTTGCCAGACCCCACAATGAATGGCATTGAAACGATTAAATGGATAATCAAGATTGACCCATCTGCCTTAATAATTATAGTCAGTGCGATGGAAAATCAGATGTTGATTAACGAGGCATTGGCGGCTGGAGCAAAAAATTTCTGTATTAAACCTTTTGAACATAATAATCTTATAAAAATAATAAGTGATGTCATTAAAGAAAGATGA
- a CDS encoding response regulator, which yields MMEKVLIIDDSAWRRGQIRDLFLNNKLAECWESREGIEAVEKYRMLKPYLVIVRILDMLGVEIVKRIRAINPDARILILSDSGNESYVGEAMRAGALEYLIEPVTPENLLASAIRMIK from the coding sequence ATGATGGAAAAGGTTCTTATTATTGATGATTCAGCATGGCGTCGAGGACAAATCCGTGATTTGTTCCTTAATAATAAATTAGCCGAGTGTTGGGAAAGTAGAGAAGGAATTGAGGCTGTAGAAAAATATCGGATGCTCAAACCATATTTAGTTATTGTTAGAATTTTGGATATGCTCGGGGTGGAAATAGTAAAAAGGATTAGAGCAATAAATCCAGATGCGAGAATTTTAATTTTAAGTGATAGTGGAAATGAATCGTATGTAGGTGAGGCAATGCGAGCCGGCGCTTTGGAATATCTTATAGAACCTGTTACTCCTGAAAATCTCTTAGCCTCAGCAATCAGAATGATTAAATAA